Part of the Ignavibacterium album JCM 16511 genome, CGACCAGTTCGTGTTATCTATTCTTGAACCGAATCTTTCCGAAAGACGATGGAAGTAGGGATCTTTTTTACTATAAGTAAAATTAACAGTCATTAAATCTGCAAGCTTCAATGAGCTATTGATACTGTAAGCCCATCCGGGAGAATCATCAGCACCTACGACACGAAGTTCATTTATCCAAACTTGCCCCGAAAGATTTCCCTGATTAAATGCATTGTCAAGATTATATACTCCAACAGATAAAAATTTAATTGATGTTAGAGTCGGATTACCTTTGAACAAATAATAATGTCCGGGTTTACCCTCAACAGGAATTTTAATAATCTGACTTACCGAATCTCTTAAAGTCTGTTTGATTGCTGTGATTTTATCAAAGTCAATTGTGATTTCATTCCAATCTGGCAAGACCGGTTGGCGATATTCATAGTAGTTATTTGTATCACCGCCAAACCGGAAATAAACTTCAGATGAATATTGATATTGACCACCAAGTGTATCATTGTATGAAATAGAGCCGGGAATATTATTCAAATCACCGTGAACAAATAATTTCATTTGCTTATAGTTGAAAACATCCAATGGTCTAAATAAATATTTTACAGCTTCGCGGGACTGACCATCAGGTAAACCATTAAGGACTAAACTTAATGACTGCTCGTTTCTTAAAATGTTTTCATCAGGTCTGGTTCTGTCTCTTTCCTGAAATACTCCCGGAGGACTCTTGTAATCGGGATTTTCTTCTATGCTTACAACCGAAATAGACAGAACACTATCATTTTTAATTTGCTTTTGCCATTGACTACCTACAAGGTTAAACTCTGCAATTCTGAAATGAATCCTACTGTTAACTCCTGTAGTAAACATTCTTATAAACTCAACATTTGAGAAACTTGCCTGACCGATTGCTTCTTTAAACTCCTGCAAAGGAATTCTAAACAAATACCAGTTAAATTGAGTTAAGCCGCCACCAGCAATAAAAGGATTGTTTGCAGGAACAGTGTCGAGCGGAATTTCATATCTGAAGAAAGCTGTCGCATTATCTAATGTTCCGTTTCTGTTTAAATCTTCTGTATCCGGCAATCTTCCAATATCCGTAAGAACAGCATTACCTTCAGTGCCATTAATATTGAAATAATCATAAGGATAAGGCGCACTTCCTCGCTGGAAAAAGAAATCATCACCGGAAGGATCAGATTTTGTACTGTTATATGTTGTTCTTTCAGCAGGATCGAATAGACCATCCAAACCGGTATCTTCCTTGCCTTCAACATCAATAGCATCATTTCTGTCTTTATCTTCAGTATCCAGTGTATTATTTGGGATTACATCCTCACTTATTTTACCCAAGTCAAGATAAAGTTTTGCACCGGGCTCTGCATCAACAACCTGTGCCCAGAATTCTATGAACTCAACATTTTCTTCAATAAGATTATTAGCAGATGATGAAAGCACTTTCATATTTCCACCCCAGACTTTCTGAGGGTCGCTTAGGTTCGGCTCCCAGTTGTATGTTCCGGGAGTATCAGGCAAGAATACATAATCAAGAACCGTAACCTGCTGATCTGAACGGGCAACCTGTTTCCTCTCACCGTAAATTTGCTGAACAGTAAATGGCGATGGGGTTTCATTGAACCAGAAGGTTTTTCCTTTGTATGGCATTTTTTCCCGTCGTGAAGTTCCCGGAAGATTAGCTAATGAGTCAGGCGCACTTAAGTCTTTCCAGGATGTATAAGAAACACCAACTGGAATTAATCTTTTTGCTCCTTCAAAATCATCAATGTAAGCAATGCTTTTTCCCTGATCAGATGAGATTGTACTTTTCTTAGTATTGGGATCGGGATTCATATAAGCAAATTCACCACTGAAATTAAATGAAGACATTTCTCTAGTAGAAAAAATTTTATCAATTGCTTTGGTTACAAATGGTAAATCTGCCGAAGTATTGAAGTCAACTCCATATATTGTATTGCTTAACGGCTCTTCACCAATTCTTACTTTATCACTTAATGTTTGTTGATTAAGATTAAGAACTGAGAATCCGAGATTTGTTTTCTTTGAGAACTCATAAATACCACGAGCACCTAACAATGTTTTTGAAGCAAGCTGGAATAAATCATTCTGTTCAAAAGTGATTCGTAAGTTGGCACCCGGAACAAGAGCAGCACTATTTGTAATAGTTAACTGACCACTGTTGTAATCTACACGATAATCAACTCCCTCTTTCAAAGGTCTGCCATCGAGCAAAACTTTAACAGAATTTTCAACAACATTAAATCCAAGTTGATATGTAGCAGATGCAGATCCGGTGGATTTACCGACTAATATCCATTTATCTTTCTCTTTTTTCTGCTGCGCAAATGTTTTGGTAGTATCGTAAATATCCTGATATGTGTATTGACTTAATTCAGATGGAATATTTCTTCCAAATGGTTCCAGAGTTGGGAAAATAATTTCACCGGTTTCAGGAAAGACTGTAATGTTTGGTCTGAAGTCGAAAATATTATCAGGATTTGGTTGTTTACTTGCATCAAGTAAATCAAGTCCAAAGGCATTCAATAATCTTTTACCATTTAATTCTCTTACAGGTTCGCCACCTTCAATTTCGTATTTAATATCAAATTCAAAACCTTCTTCTTTAATATTTCTTACCCCAATCGGATAAATGTTTTTAAGTTGCAATTTCCATGCTGTTTGATAAAGTGGCTGAAGATTTTTTGGCTTAACAAGTTTTAAAACTAATCTTTTGGTAGTGTTAGTATCACCAGGTGCAAGCCATTCACCAAAATATTCATCGTCTGCAGTACCTGGTCCGTTTTCCCTTCCATAAGAAACAGCAATAACATCATTTTCATTTATTGCAGTTTTAAAAGTTATAAATCCTGTTTCGGCGTGAAGTGTATAATCAGTTCCTTCCTGAAGTAAAAGAAATCTTCCTGACTCCTGAATTCCCGGTTCCGGATTGTCAAGAAGTTGTCTGTAAGAATCAGGGTATTGCTGATTCCTGCTTATTGGGGGCAAAGAAATATATGCGTTAGCATCACGCTCACGGGATTTATCTGTTGTTATCGTAGAAATTGATTTCCAAACCTGTATTTCAGTTATCAGATACTGATTATTTACTTGCGGTGTCGGATTTCCATAAAAGTTATTGAAAATATTTAATGCGGGATCTGCATAAACTGTATCAACAAAGTAGTGATTTGTAGAATAGTCATACGCTCGCTTCTGGAATTCGCTTGCAGTTGTACCACCTGAAACTTCAACTTCTTTTGTTTCACCTTTCTTCTGACTTGCAATTGTAGTCAATGTAAATGGACCCATTTTCAGAAGTGCCTTGATACCAAAAAGCGCTTCACTTCCACCAACTAAAGGAGATGTTTGTAATGAAACATTTCCCGCTTCAATACTTTGAATTATCTCATCTTCATAACCGGTATATTTAATCTTTAACTGATTCTCATATTCGAATGTTCGCTCTGTATTCCAGTCAGCACTTATATTCAGCTTATCTCCAATGGTTCCGTTCACATTTATCTGAACCTGTTGTTTGAAGTCAGGTTCATTTCTTGTATTGCCAAGCCGCGATGCTGTAACACCTTCTGTGGTTTCATTTCTCCACGCACCATGAATATTAACAGCACCACCAATCTTAAGACTGATTTTTGGTTCACCGAAAATACTTAACACTCCAACCTTAGGTAATGGAATTTCAAAATCAGTAATGCTCTTCATTAATTCCTGAAGTCCAACTTTGCCGGATTTCAGCTCATAAGCATAACCTATGTCCTCCCATTTTTTTCTTTCTTCAACTTTTAATCTTTCCCTGATATATTCTTCAATCGGCATTCTTAATAAAATCTTGGTTTCTTTTCCGGCAATCAACTCTCTTATCTCAACAAATTTTCCGGTTGAGTCAATAGTTATTTTTCGTTGTTTGAAAGTAGGAGAAGGTTCAACAAAAAATTTGGAAAGTCTTTTTTGTTTCAAACTTATATAAGGAACATCTTCACGCAGATATTTAAAATTCTCTACTCTTGCAGTTGAATCCAAAGACCATTGATATAACCTCAGTGAGTCTTTGTTAATAATTACCTTAACTGTATCGAGTGAAGTTTTAGTGGTATCTTTTTCATTTATGAAAGTTGAATCAGTCTTTAGTAAAGTTGAATCAATATTCTTTTCCAATCCGGTATCAGGTGGAGTGTTGTAAATCGGAATTTTCAATTCATTGTTATACGAAGGCTCGGGATTCTGTGAATCGTTTTGAACTGACTGCTTTAATTCAATTTGTTTCTGAAGAGTAATCATATTAAAACATATATCTCTCCAGATCTCTTTATTCATCTGAGACTTCTCAGACGAATTAAAACCGAGATTTATTCCGGCATAAAAAAGTAATACGGAACCGAGAATAATCCGGATAATATCTTTAACGGAATTTTTTAACGCGCGTTTAATGAGGAACACCTAACAGAATATTAAACAATACAGTAGAGGTATTTTTCGATATGACTCCTTTTTTTGTTTGAAAAAATAAACGAAAGTCATCATTATTTTCAAGAAAGAACTTTTTACTCATATAAAACATAAAAGTTATTTTAAAATTTTTTAGGTCAAAATTTTAGAAGCTTTAAGGTTTTGTAAATTTCTTAATAAGCTTTTCATGCTCAGGAAATTTATTTACCAATTTGTCTCTTTCTGCAAGTTCAAAATCTTTGAAATCAAAACCTGGTGAAACAGTGCAACCAACCAATGCGAATGAATTTTTATCAACCAGTTCAGCAGCAAACCAATGATTCTTCGGAATTACAAACTGAAACTCTTCACTTCCTTTGCCTAATTGTACTTTATTTAATTTACCATTTTCATCAATCATATAAAGTACAACATCACAACCATCATAAAAATGCCATATCTCATCAGACTTCAGTCTGTGAAATAAAGATTTATCCCTTCCACTCAACAAAAAATAAATTGATGTTGAAATGTTTTTTTTATTTAACTTTTTTGCCGGAATTGTTTCTGTAAAAAACATTTCGCCTGCGCGATAAATTTCCCGATAATATCCACCTTCGGGATGCTTTTGCAATCCGAGTTTATCGATATAATATCTTGCTTTCGAATCCATAAAAATTTTTTTTATTAACATTAAGATAAGAATTTATTCTGATTTTGAATTAAAAACTCTTTAACTAATTTTGCTCAAAATTTTTGGAATGGAAATGATAAGAATTTTACTACCGCTGTTGTTGTTTATCATCTCTACTAAAATATCGTTTAGTCAAACCGATAAAATCAGCGATTACATTTCAGTTGCAGATACAATTACTAAAACAGCACTTCGAGATAGAAAAGGTTATGATTGGCTGAAAGAACTTTGCGAAATCGGACCCAGATTAAGCGGCTCTGAAAATTCTATGAAAGCAATCTTGTGGGCAAAAAATAAAATGACTGAACTTGGATTTGATTCGGTATGGCTTCAACCGGTTATGGTTCCTCATTGGGAACGAGGTAATAAAGAATTCTGTGCAATTTATAACGACAAAATAATGATTAAAAAATTAGAGGTACTTGCACTTGGTGGCAGTGTATCAACTCCTGAAAATGGAATTGAAGCGAATGTGATAGAAATAAAATCTTTTGATGAGTTGAAACAAAAAGCTTCAGAAGTAAAAGGTAAAATTGTTTTCTTCAACAGACCGATTGATCAGGGAATGACTAATACTTTCGCCGGTTATGGTAGTGCAGTTGATCAGAGAGTTTATGGAGCAATCGAAGCAGCAAAGTATGGAGCAATTGGAGTTGTAATCCGATCTGTTACAACAAAATTTGACAATGTGCCTCATGCAGGTGTAATGCTTTATGTTGATAGTTTACCCAGAATTCCTGCTGCGGCAATTGGTTATCTCGATTCAGATTTTCTTAGCGAACAGTTAAAATTGAATCCCGGACTTGTTTTAAAGCTCAGAATGAATTGCAGAACACTCGAGGATACTCAGTCATTTAATGTAATTGGAGAAATCAGAGGCAAAGAATTTTCTGAAGAAATAGTTGTAGTCGGTGGGCATTTCGATAGCTGGGATGTTGGATGCGGTGCACACGATGATGGAGCTGGTTGTATTCAATCAATTGAAGTTCTTGATTTATTCAAAAGACTTAATATCAAACCTAAACGAACGATAAGATGTGTATTATTTATCAATGAAGAAAATGGTTCGCGCGGTGGAATTGAATATGGTAAGTTGGCTGCTTCATCTTCTGAAAAACATATTGCTGCTATTGAAGCCGACAGAGGTGCATTTACTCCGGTTGGATTTAATGTAGATTCAGATTCAATTACTATTAATAAAATATCTACCTGGTTACCAATATTGGAAAAAGCATCAATTGAATGGGTCAAAAAAGGTGGAAGCGGAGTTGATGTAAGCAAAATTAAAAATGCAAAAGCACTTTTAGGGTTTGTTCCTGATGATCAGCGATATATGGATGTTCACCATTCAGCTAATGATGTTTTTGAAGAAGTTCATCCCAGAGAATTTGAATTAGGTGCTGCAGCTATTACTGTCATGGTTTATCTGTTAAGTGAAGAAGGTTTGTAATATTATTTAATAACAATTGATGTTTATTACATTTGGTTGACAATCTTCTCCGCAGCCAATCTTCCGCTTCTTACTGCACTCTCAATTGTTGCAGGAAGCTTTGTATCTACCCAATCACCGGCAATGAAAATATTTTTGATTTTTGTTTCAGTTGATGGTCTGTTATTTAAGATTGAATTATCAGGAATAAATGTTGCCCTTTTTTCTTTGATTATTTTGTATGAAAGAATATCATCAGAAACGGGAATAAATTTTTTAAGTTCCGTTAAAATGAAATTTATAATTTCATCCTTACTCATCTGCATAAACTTATCAGCATTACTAATTACAATATTCCAATGAGTTTTCTTATTAAAAAGCCAATGTAACTCCGAATCAATAAAAGCATAAAAATCTTCACTGAGAAAATTTTGCTTTATCCATAAATGAATATTCAAAATTGATGAATAATGAAATTCGGGTTGCTTATCAAGAAACTTTTTATCAATAAATTTTTCCGATGCAAAATAAGGGACAGCAGAAATTACAAAATCAAAATCTTCATAGATATTCTTATCTGTAATTACTTTTTTAATCTTCATATCTTCAATCTCAACTCCGATAACTTTTTCTGACAACCTTACTTCCCCGCCGTTTCTTTTTATTGATTCAATTGAAGGTTCACAGAATACTTTTGACAAAGGTAAAGCAGGAACAATAATTGAAAAAGATGTATTGTCTTTCCAGAAAATTTCCTTCAGTATATCGCAAAAAATTTTTGCTGATGCTTTTTCGGTTGATGTGTTTAATGCTCCGATTGAAATTATTTCCCAGAAAATCTTTATTGAGTTATCCGATTGTTTCTCTTTTTTCAACCATTCAATGACATTTAATCCATAAAGGTTTTCGGATTCAATAAAATTAATTTTTAAGAAAAGTTTTATCAGCGAGAACTTCTCGTTAACATCTAATCTCTTAAATGAAAATAAAGCATAAAGTAAATTAAACGGGAAAGGAAATTGAGTCGCTTTTAGTTTAAATGAGATGCCTTCGTGAGATAAATAATTTACTTCAAGATTTTTCTGAATTTTCAAATACTTGTAAGCATCAATCACTCGCAGAAAATTTAACGTATCGGTGTAACAACCCATCAGAATATGCTGACCATTATCAATTTCAGTATTTGTTTTTTCATCTATAAAAGAATAAACTCTCCCACCTACTTTTGGAGATGCTTCGAGAAGCGTAACCCGAAATTTATTTTTGGAAAGATAAACTGCGGCTGAAAGTCCTGCTAATCCACCACCAATTACTAAAACTCTTTTCATCAATAAACTAACTGATACTTTGCCCAAACACCTAAAGCAATTCCGACTTTTTCAATTTTCTTAACTTTTATTTCATTATTTAGAACATCGTAATCAGTTTGAATTATTCTTTCGAGCATTCTGTAATAAATATGCTGCATAGCCCTTGCAGCAAACATTGTTTTTTTATCATCAAGATCAAGTGATTCAGTAGCTTTATCAAAATAACTTTTCGCACGCTCAACTTCATACTTCATTAATTGCTTAAAGTTTTCATCTGATATTTTTTGATAAAGTTGAGTTTCGCTGTAATTAAATTTTTCTAAGTCCTCCTGTGGTAAATAGATTCTTCCCTGCTCGGCATCTTTACCAAGATCACGAAGGATATTAGTCAACTGTAAAGCAATACCAAGATTGACAGCAAAATCTTTTGTTGAGGGATTCTTATATCCAAATATTTCTATACACATAAGTCCGACTGTCGAAGCAACACGATAACAGTAAAGCAAAAGATCATCGAAACTTTTATAACGATTTTTCTGCAAGTCCATTTCCATTCCTTTAATCAATTCAAAGAAAGGATCGAGTGGAATATTAAAGTTTGAAATCGTCTTACCGAGTTTATTAAGCAAAGGATAATCGCTTCTTCCTGCAAATGCTTTCTCAAATTCAATTCGCCATCGTCTTAACTTTTCATATTTAATTTCATCGGATACAGAAATATCATCAACAATATCATCTGTTTTTCTGCAGAAAGCATAAACAGTATTCATCGCATCTCTTTTATGTTCAGGTAAAAGATTAAAAGCATAGTAAAAACTGCTTTTACTTTCTTTTGATATTTGTTTTGCTGATTCAATCATTCAGTTAAAATACTTTTTAATAGTATCGAAATAAAATCTCTTTTGTTAAGCTTTGGTCTTTTACCAAAAATCTGATATTTATTTTTTTCAATCTTTGATAGAATTTTTTCCCCACCAGAAACTGTCCATTTAATTTCAAGTTTTAATCTTCCATCAAGATAGGAAAATATTTTTTTGCCTTGTGCGAAAAGAACTTTTGTTCTATCAATATTGTATTTCAACAGTGCTGAAAAATTAGGATTATTTTCTTTCATCTCAAACATATTTTCATCAACATTAAAAAGACGCATTTCTTCCAGCGGGAAATAAATTCTGCCCTTAGCAAAATCAATTTCCACATCCTGAAAGAAATTAGTCAATTGTAGTGCAGTACAAATTTTATCAGAATACAGATAAGCTTCTTCATCTCTTATATTAAAAATGTCAAGAACTATTCTGCCAATTGGATCTGCAGATCTTTTGCAGTAATCCAGAACTTCATAAAAATTCTTGTATCTGTTTTTTATTACATCCTGTTTGAAAGCCGCAATAAGATCAGTGAAATACTTCGGATTAAGTTTATTTCTTAGAATAACATCAGACAAAATCCTAAACTCTTCACTTATAAATTTATTATTTAGCGCATCATTAAAATTCTTCTCCAAATCATTTAATGCAGATATTCGTTCACTTGCAGATATTTGTCCTTCATCAGCCAAATCATCAGCTGTTCTTGCAAACCAATAAACTATTGCAATGTCCTGCCGTTTTGCCTTTGGAATAAGAAAAGAAGCGACCGGAAAGTTTTCGTAATGAGTTTTAGCTAAAGAAATCACTGTTTTTATTGATGAATCGGACATAAATCGCATTTTTTGTTGGTTCAATTTAGTAAATAGTTAGAAATCAATTATCAAAGTGAGCCAAACGGCATAAAAATTATTCTTAATTATTCGATAATTCAATTGGAATAATAATTGGAGATACTGATATGAACTTAAACTTATTTGAAAGTAAAACTTTTAATGTACAGGGGATTCAAGAAATAACGAGGGCTAAAATGGAAGATTTCGAAAAACTGGTAATTAAAGATATAATCATTGAGAAAGTAAACCTCACAAGAGCAACCTATAAAGAAGCGAGTGAGTTGAAGAAAATTCTTGATGATGATATCGAAAAGAAATTCAGAAAATTAATTGTTGATTTGAGCCAATGTGAATTCATTGATTCAACTTTTTTAGGTGTGCTTGTTTTATCACTTAAAAAGATATCAATGATCAGTGGTGAAATCAGACTTGTTAAACCTAAATCGGTTGTAAGAGCGCTGATGGAAAAATCCGGCACACTGAATATTTTCAACGCTTATGACACATTGGATGAAGCGGTTGAAAGTTTTGAATTCACACATGCTGCAAACTATTACACAAGAGAAGGACTTACAGCACAAGCTTAATTAGAATAAATGTTCATGGCACCCCTAAAACACTT contains:
- the sprA gene encoding cell surface protein SprA gives rise to the protein MNKEIWRDICFNMITLQKQIELKQSVQNDSQNPEPSYNNELKIPIYNTPPDTGLEKNIDSTLLKTDSTFINEKDTTKTSLDTVKVIINKDSLRLYQWSLDSTARVENFKYLREDVPYISLKQKRLSKFFVEPSPTFKQRKITIDSTGKFVEIRELIAGKETKILLRMPIEEYIRERLKVEERKKWEDIGYAYELKSGKVGLQELMKSITDFEIPLPKVGVLSIFGEPKISLKIGGAVNIHGAWRNETTEGVTASRLGNTRNEPDFKQQVQINVNGTIGDKLNISADWNTERTFEYENQLKIKYTGYEDEIIQSIEAGNVSLQTSPLVGGSEALFGIKALLKMGPFTLTTIASQKKGETKEVEVSGGTTASEFQKRAYDYSTNHYFVDTVYADPALNIFNNFYGNPTPQVNNQYLITEIQVWKSISTITTDKSRERDANAYISLPPISRNQQYPDSYRQLLDNPEPGIQESGRFLLLQEGTDYTLHAETGFITFKTAINENDVIAVSYGRENGPGTADDEYFGEWLAPGDTNTTKRLVLKLVKPKNLQPLYQTAWKLQLKNIYPIGVRNIKEEGFEFDIKYEIEGGEPVRELNGKRLLNAFGLDLLDASKQPNPDNIFDFRPNITVFPETGEIIFPTLEPFGRNIPSELSQYTYQDIYDTTKTFAQQKKEKDKWILVGKSTGSASATYQLGFNVVENSVKVLLDGRPLKEGVDYRVDYNSGQLTITNSAALVPGANLRITFEQNDLFQLASKTLLGARGIYEFSKKTNLGFSVLNLNQQTLSDKVRIGEEPLSNTIYGVDFNTSADLPFVTKAIDKIFSTREMSSFNFSGEFAYMNPDPNTKKSTISSDQGKSIAYIDDFEGAKRLIPVGVSYTSWKDLSAPDSLANLPGTSRREKMPYKGKTFWFNETPSPFTVQQIYGERKQVARSDQQVTVLDYVFLPDTPGTYNWEPNLSDPQKVWGGNMKVLSSSANNLIEENVEFIEFWAQVVDAEPGAKLYLDLGKISEDVIPNNTLDTEDKDRNDAIDVEGKEDTGLDGLFDPAERTTYNSTKSDPSGDDFFFQRGSAPYPYDYFNINGTEGNAVLTDIGRLPDTEDLNRNGTLDNATAFFRYEIPLDTVPANNPFIAGGGLTQFNWYLFRIPLQEFKEAIGQASFSNVEFIRMFTTGVNSRIHFRIAEFNLVGSQWQKQIKNDSVLSISVVSIEENPDYKSPPGVFQERDRTRPDENILRNEQSLSLVLNGLPDGQSREAVKYLFRPLDVFNYKQMKLFVHGDLNNIPGSISYNDTLGGQYQYSSEVYFRFGGDTNNYYEYRQPVLPDWNEITIDFDKITAIKQTLRDSVSQIIKIPVEGKPGHYYLFKGNPTLTSIKFLSVGVYNLDNAFNQGNLSGQVWINELRVVGADDSPGWAYSINSSLKLADLMTVNFTYSKKDPYFHRLSERFGSRIDNTNWSVSTDLNVLKLLPINLPESNLRINYAHTEQKGKPLYLPGTDVKVDEAVQRQQTIYDLDTTGRVKTPQQIREETETESISDTWSASNIKIKIPSSWWLIRDTFNSITFGFNYNKTFSRNPTIEKSTAWVWNANMNYGLNLSPDYNIVIANIPILGSFIELFKDYSNLKVFFLPQNISVNITAKRNRNSSKSRATFNPQTGQFNEPDEVVSRDFSTTRGLTFNWKVTEGGFLNLTTSYNVNVTSTLANLETDIYGNERTESQIWSDIIGGKFFGKDFRYQQSIDFRTAPKLPSLFDLNKFFTISAGYSAGYQWNYDLRQEELGRSAGYNNKSNLGLTLRLKALFAPLFEEGPEQKQNVTQKQINQERQNLNPRIPQNEDSLVVNKSDNPDSLSAEDLNKPSAITKALAFLKTVAKNVFFDYETISISFSNDNSLSKSGLQSKGTGFTNFWGLFYNEDAGPTRGFMLGLSGDVGKRVTAARTNLSDNFSQKNNLDFKTSRPLWEGAKIDISWKVGWSLNKVTTISVDNDGNLFVQGITSSGTLTRSFVTFPPVLFLSVANSGIKRVHELYNPQSGDAASSLSNAFQEGFESFPFLSKLPFLSKVTKYIPRPNWRITWDGLENFLIFKSIAKRVSLEHGYTANYTEGWKLSRDGKEEIQTQKIDYGFSPLAGLNLTFGQLWDGNLSGSLKYGTRTSYDLGITTNNINETFSRDIGFTLQFSKSGFEIPLFGVSLKNDVEFSLAYNQSKNSVVRYEMNNFTEEGIPQDGTTRVTIEPRIKYTISSKVTLSIFYKRSSVSPEGASRIPPTTTNEAGIDVNITIN
- a CDS encoding cupin domain-containing protein, which translates into the protein MLIKKIFMDSKARYYIDKLGLQKHPEGGYYREIYRAGEMFFTETIPAKKLNKKNISTSIYFLLSGRDKSLFHRLKSDEIWHFYDGCDVVLYMIDENGKLNKVQLGKGSEEFQFVIPKNHWFAAELVDKNSFALVGCTVSPGFDFKDFELAERDKLVNKFPEHEKLIKKFTKP
- a CDS encoding M20/M25/M40 family metallo-hydrolase; the protein is MIRILLPLLLFIISTKISFSQTDKISDYISVADTITKTALRDRKGYDWLKELCEIGPRLSGSENSMKAILWAKNKMTELGFDSVWLQPVMVPHWERGNKEFCAIYNDKIMIKKLEVLALGGSVSTPENGIEANVIEIKSFDELKQKASEVKGKIVFFNRPIDQGMTNTFAGYGSAVDQRVYGAIEAAKYGAIGVVIRSVTTKFDNVPHAGVMLYVDSLPRIPAAAIGYLDSDFLSEQLKLNPGLVLKLRMNCRTLEDTQSFNVIGEIRGKEFSEEIVVVGGHFDSWDVGCGAHDDGAGCIQSIEVLDLFKRLNIKPKRTIRCVLFINEENGSRGGIEYGKLAASSSEKHIAAIEADRGAFTPVGFNVDSDSITINKISTWLPILEKASIEWVKKGGSGVDVSKIKNAKALLGFVPDDQRYMDVHHSANDVFEEVHPREFELGAAAITVMVYLLSEEGL
- the hpnE gene encoding hydroxysqualene dehydroxylase HpnE, encoding MGKVSVSLLMKRVLVIGGGLAGLSAAVYLSKNKFRVTLLEASPKVGGRVYSFIDEKTNTEIDNGQHILMGCYTDTLNFLRVIDAYKYLKIQKNLEVNYLSHEGISFKLKATQFPFPFNLLYALFSFKRLDVNEKFSLIKLFLKINFIESENLYGLNVIEWLKKEKQSDNSIKIFWEIISIGALNTSTEKASAKIFCDILKEIFWKDNTSFSIIVPALPLSKVFCEPSIESIKRNGGEVRLSEKVIGVEIEDMKIKKVITDKNIYEDFDFVISAVPYFASEKFIDKKFLDKQPEFHYSSILNIHLWIKQNFLSEDFYAFIDSELHWLFNKKTHWNIVISNADKFMQMSKDEIINFILTELKKFIPVSDDILSYKIIKEKRATFIPDNSILNNRPSTETKIKNIFIAGDWVDTKLPATIESAVRSGRLAAEKIVNQM
- the hpnD gene encoding presqualene diphosphate synthase HpnD, whose protein sequence is MIESAKQISKESKSSFYYAFNLLPEHKRDAMNTVYAFCRKTDDIVDDISVSDEIKYEKLRRWRIEFEKAFAGRSDYPLLNKLGKTISNFNIPLDPFFELIKGMEMDLQKNRYKSFDDLLLYCYRVASTVGLMCIEIFGYKNPSTKDFAVNLGIALQLTNILRDLGKDAEQGRIYLPQEDLEKFNYSETQLYQKISDENFKQLMKYEVERAKSYFDKATESLDLDDKKTMFAARAMQHIYYRMLERIIQTDYDVLNNEIKVKKIEKVGIALGVWAKYQLVY
- the hpnC gene encoding squalene synthase HpnC, which produces MSDSSIKTVISLAKTHYENFPVASFLIPKAKRQDIAIVYWFARTADDLADEGQISASERISALNDLEKNFNDALNNKFISEEFRILSDVILRNKLNPKYFTDLIAAFKQDVIKNRYKNFYEVLDYCKRSADPIGRIVLDIFNIRDEEAYLYSDKICTALQLTNFFQDVEIDFAKGRIYFPLEEMRLFNVDENMFEMKENNPNFSALLKYNIDRTKVLFAQGKKIFSYLDGRLKLEIKWTVSGGEKILSKIEKNKYQIFGKRPKLNKRDFISILLKSILTE
- a CDS encoding STAS domain-containing protein, whose translation is MEDFEKLVIKDIIIEKVNLTRATYKEASELKKILDDDIEKKFRKLIVDLSQCEFIDSTFLGVLVLSLKKISMISGEIRLVKPKSVVRALMEKSGTLNIFNAYDTLDEAVESFEFTHAANYYTREGLTAQA